CGGTGCCCTCCGGGCCTGACAGACCGGAGCCGCCGCCCTGGGACTCGGGGAGGGGCTGGAACTGGTAGTAGCGAGAGACCTGGTCGTCGACGTAGCCCCAGGTGGCGCCGGCCTCCTGAGCCTGCTCGGAGAGATCGCGCAGCTCCTCCCACGTGATCCGCTCCGCCGGATCCATCGACGGGGGCTCGATGTCGGCCGCCTCGAGCAGGTCGATGTTGTAGTACAGCAGCTGGGTCGACGTGCGCATCGGGACGGTCCAGAGACGGTCGTCGATCACGGCGGTCTCGATCGACGCCTCGGGCACGACGCCCTCGAGCGCGTCGACGCCGATCAGGTCGGTCAGGTCCAGGGCGTACCCCTCCTCCACGATGGTGGGGTTGCGCGGCGCATCGGCGTAGTAGACGTCGATGTCCTGGGTGCCACCGCCGACGCGCTGGGCGATGACGGCCGAGAGCTCCTCGAAGGGCACCGACTCATAGGTGACGTCGATGCCGTCGTGGCTCTCCTCGAACTGCTCGGTGACGGGGTCGATCAGCTCGGCCGGCTGGGTGCCGACGAAGCGGATCTCGACGGACTCGCCGTCCGTGCTCTCCTCGTCGCCGCCCTCGTCTGCGGTGTTGTCGTCTGCGGTGTCCTCCGCTGCGGTTTCGCCGGTGTCGGTTGCACCCTCGTCACCGTCGTCGCCCGCGTCGTCACCACCGCTGCAGGCTGCGAGCACGAGGACCAGCACGGTCACCAGGGCGATCAGCCAGCGCTGGTCCAAGCTTCGTGACGATCGGTTGGTGCCGTCGCTGGATGGTCGGTGGGTCGTCGTTCTCATCGGTGTTCCTTTCGGTTGGTTTGCGTCAGGTGTCGCGCGGCAGCGGTGGCACCATCCCGTCGGGTGCCTCGGCCGCGGCAGCGCGCAGGTGGTCCAGGACCGCGTGGCGATCAATCCGTCCCGTGGGGCCGGCCAGCGAGAGTGCGGCGTCCGCACCCTGCGTCGTCCGAAGTGCGATCGCGACCGAGTGCATGCCCGGGTAGAGCTCGTCGCACTGCTCCGACCAGCCCTGGGTCCGATACTGCGCCAGCTCTCGGTCGGAGGGTGTCTCCACCCCTGCGTGCCGGAGGTCCTCGACGACGCCGGGTTCGGCGACGGCCAGCAGGATCCGGGCGGAGGCGGAGGTCCGCATCGACAGCGACGTGCCGATGTCGATGTTGGCCTTCATGGCCACGCTCGGCTCACGGCGTGCCACGACGATCGCCTGGGTGCCATCGATCATGACGAGGGAGGCGGTCTCCCCGGCACGGGTTGCCAGACGGTCCAGCCAGGGCGTCAGTCGGGCGCCGAGCCCGGCCTGGGTCATGGCGCCGTTGGCAACCGTGAAGGCCTTCAGCGTCAGGCGGTAGGTGGCGTCGGGCAGTTGCTCGACCCAGCCGGCGTGGACCAGCGTCTGCAGTTGCTGGAAGACCGAGCTGCGGTCGGCGTCCACGCGGCCGGCCAGGTCGCTGGCGCCGACCGAGGTCTCGACGTCGGCGAGGACGTCGAGGAGGGCGAGCGCTCGCAGGACTGACGTGAGCAGCCGGCTGCGTGGTTCTTTCTTGGTTGTTGTCATTGACAAACACCTGTTGCTATGTACAACAACTATTCGTTAGGCTGATCCCGATGTCAACCCAGGCCGCCCAAGAATCGACGCACGGTGATCTGCTGATCACGAACGTGGGAGCTGTGTTCGATGGATCGGTGGGCGCGACCGCCGCCGACATCTCAACGGTGCTGATCCGCGATGGACGGATCGCCGCGCTGGGGGACGACCTGGGGGGCGACACCGCGAAGGATGTGCCCGTGCTGGATGCCGGCGGAGCAACCGTCGTGCCAGGGCTGATCGACAACCACGTCCACCCGGTGATCGGCGACTGGACCCCACGGCAGCAGCAGACCAACTACCTGGAGGGGTTCGTCCACGGCGGCGTGACGCGGGTCGTCTCCGCAGGTGAACCCCACACACCCGGACGGCCACGTGATCGAGTGGGGACCAAGGCACTGGCAGTACTCGCACACCGATCGTTCCAGGCCGTGCGACCGGGCGGTATGACCGTCCATGCAGGCGCAGTCCTGCTCGAACCGGGGCTCACCAAGGACGACTTCGTCGAACTCGCCGACCAGGGTGTGCATCTGGTGGGCGAGATCGGGATCTCCGGCGTCCAGGATACTGACCAGGCGGCGGAGATGACCCGCTGGGCCCAGGCAGCCGGCATGACGGTGACCGTGCACTTCGGCGGGCAGTCGGTGCCAGGCAGCACGGTCATCGACGGTCCCTTCGTCGCCAGCGTGCGGCCCGACGTGGCCGCCCACGCCAACGGCGGGCCGACCGCACCGTCCCTGGATGACGTCGAGCAGGTGCTCGTCCAGACGGAGGCTGCCGTCGAGGTGGTGCACAACGGCAACGTCCGTGCCGCCCGCGACATCGCGAAGATGATGCAGAGATCCAACGCGCTGGACCGGCTGGTCGTCGGGACCGACTCACCGGCCGGGACCGGGGTGGTGCCGCTCGGCATCCTTCGCGTGCTCTCCTGGCTCTGTGCGCTGGGTGGGCTGGATGCCGGCTCGGCGATCGCCGCGGCGACCGGGAACACCGCGCGGGTCCGGCGCATCGATGGCGGTCTGCTCCGGGTGGGTGAGGTCGGCGACATCGCGCTGCTCGACGCACCCATCGGCAGTCACGCCCATGACCTGGTGGGGGCGCTCGAGTGCGGCGACACCCCGGCCGTCGCGGCCGTGGTTATCGGCGGCAACCCCGTCCTGACCCGCAGCCGGAACACCCCGCCGCCCAAGCGGGCCGCGACCGTGGTCGAGGGGCGGTAGGGCATGGCGACCTTCACGCTGCGCCGGACCACGACGGTGATCACCGAGGTGACCCACGATGGCGGGCCGTCGCTGCCCACGCCGCGACGCAAGGCTGTGATCTGTGCGGTCGTCACCAACCCCTTCGCGGGTCGGTACGAAGCCGAGATCGAGTCGGCGATGGCGGACCTAGGACCGCTGGCCGAGCGCCTGGCCGCATCACTGATCGCCGTTCTGGGCGGGCCGGATGAGATCGAGAGCTACGGCAAGGGCGCGATCGTCGGCGTCGACGGGGAGTTGGAGCACGGCGCGCTGTGGCACAACCCTGGTGGGTGGGCCATGCGTGAGGCACTCGGTGGTAGCAAGGCGATCGTGCCCTCCAGCAAGGTGGTCGGCCCGATCGGGACCCGACTGGTCGTGCCGTTGGCCCACCGCGAGGCGGCCTACGTTCGGTCCCACTTCGACAGCGTCGAGGCGGCGGTCGACGATGCGCCACGCCCGGAGGAGATCGTGTTGGCGCTGGCCATGAGCGACGGACCGCGGGTGCACGCCAGAGTGGGCGGCCTCCGGGCCCAGGACATCATCGGAGAGGATGGGTTGCGATGACCGCGATCCGAACCAGGATTGCCCGCATCGAGGAGGTCGAGCGCGTGTGGGACCAGCCGCTGGCGCAGCCGTGCCGTCGCGTGGTGACGGCGGCGGTGATCGCCAACCCGTACGCCGGGCAATTCGTCGAGGACCTGAGTCCCCTCTACCAAGTGGGAGAGGACCTCGGTCGCGAACTGGGGGAGTGGGCCGTGTCGCTGCTGGGCGGCGACATCAGCGTCCACAGCTACGGGAAGGGCGCAATCGTCGGGACGGCCGGTGAGCTGGAGCATGCCGCCGCAGTGCTGCACCCGCAGCTCGGGAAGGGGCTCCGGCCGGCGGTCGGAGGCGGGAAGTCGCTGATCCCCTCGTCGAAGAAGATGGGCGGGGTCGGGACAGTGCTGGACGTGCCTCTGGGGCACAAGGACGCGGCCTACGTGCGCTCGCACTTCGACGCGATCGCGGCGTGGTGTCCGGACGGGCCGCGGCCTGATGAGCTGCTGGTCGCGGTGGCGGTGACTGACTCGGGTCGGCCGCTGGCCAGGGTGGGGGGCCTCCCGGCCGAGGACATCGTGGGCGAGGATGGGTTGCGGTGACCCGTTGGTGGGAGTGGGAGGAGGCGTTCCCGATCGAGCCGGACGGGACGGCGCTTCTGGTGGTGGACATGCAGCAAGGCTTCATCGAGCCCGGCTCCGTGCTGGAGGTGCCGATGGCCCGGGAGCAGATACCCGTGATCCAGGCCCTGATCGAGGGCTTCCGGGAGCGAGGCATGCCCGTGGCTTACACCCGCTTCGTGGCCCGGGAAGATCACTTCCTCCCGTTCTACCGGTCGCGGGCACCTCAGCGGGGGCTGGACTTGGCCGCGCCCCGATCGATGTTCGCGCCGGACAGCGACGACGCCAAGATCGATGAGCGGCTCGCGCCGCGGGAGGGCGAGATCGTGGTGGACAAGATCGCCTACGACGGCTTCCACCAGACCGAGCTGGACGATCGACTGCGGTCGCGCGGGATCGACACGCTGGTGCACTGCGGCACGGTCGTGAACTGGTGCGTTGACTCCACGCTCCGCGCAGCCTTCCACCGGCGCTATCAGAACGTGGTCGTTGCGGATGGGGTGAGCGGCTACGAACACGCGGGGGCGAGTGGTGAGGACTGGGTGGCGAGAGAGCTGGACTTCTTCGCGGAGGCGCTGGCGACGGTGCTGAGGGCGGAGGACGTGCTGGCAGAGCTGGGCGCAAGCGAGACTTAACCCGTCAGGTCTCCGCCCGTTCGACGACGGACGGGGGGCATCAGAACCGCGATACGGTCGTCGGTGGATGGGAAGTCGGCGGGTCGTGATCGCGTGTCTGTGTGCGCTCATCGTTGCGTGCTCACCGATCGCG
The sequence above is a segment of the Euzebya tangerina genome. Coding sequences within it:
- a CDS encoding ABC transporter substrate-binding protein — protein: MRTTTHRPSSDGTNRSSRSLDQRWLIALVTVLVLVLAACSGGDDAGDDGDEGATDTGETAAEDTADDNTADEGGDEESTDGESVEIRFVGTQPAELIDPVTEQFEESHDGIDVTYESVPFEELSAVIAQRVGGGTQDIDVYYADAPRNPTIVEEGYALDLTDLIGVDALEGVVPEASIETAVIDDRLWTVPMRTSTQLLYYNIDLLEAADIEPPSMDPAERITWEELRDLSEQAQEAGATWGYVDDQVSRYYQFQPLPESQGGGSGLSGPEGTEVDVTNDGWIAATEYWADLYESGLAPRGVEPNDTKPLFFNGEAAFMPGGPWWIPDFSGTEDLNYGIAAYPYFEGGEEVTPTDSEHLAIDPNTEHVDAAVTFVEWITLTEEGALAMASGLAVPSANLEALPQQLAELESTRDTLTGLADLVTYEIDNTAVPRPFSVGYVEFETLIGEALEDIRNGSDVTERLTQAEEDIARAFER
- a CDS encoding IclR family transcriptional regulator; this translates as MTTTKKEPRSRLLTSVLRALALLDVLADVETSVGASDLAGRVDADRSSVFQQLQTLVHAGWVEQLPDATYRLTLKAFTVANGAMTQAGLGARLTPWLDRLATRAGETASLVMIDGTQAIVVARREPSVAMKANIDIGTSLSMRTSASARILLAVAEPGVVEDLRHAGVETPSDRELAQYRTQGWSEQCDELYPGMHSVAIALRTTQGADAALSLAGPTGRIDRHAVLDHLRAAAAEAPDGMVPPLPRDT
- a CDS encoding amidohydrolase family protein, which codes for MSTQAAQESTHGDLLITNVGAVFDGSVGATAADISTVLIRDGRIAALGDDLGGDTAKDVPVLDAGGATVVPGLIDNHVHPVIGDWTPRQQQTNYLEGFVHGGVTRVVSAGEPHTPGRPRDRVGTKALAVLAHRSFQAVRPGGMTVHAGAVLLEPGLTKDDFVELADQGVHLVGEIGISGVQDTDQAAEMTRWAQAAGMTVTVHFGGQSVPGSTVIDGPFVASVRPDVAAHANGGPTAPSLDDVEQVLVQTEAAVEVVHNGNVRAARDIAKMMQRSNALDRLVVGTDSPAGTGVVPLGILRVLSWLCALGGLDAGSAIAAATGNTARVRRIDGGLLRVGEVGDIALLDAPIGSHAHDLVGALECGDTPAVAAVVIGGNPVLTRSRNTPPPKRAATVVEGR
- a CDS encoding amino acid synthesis family protein, which gives rise to MATFTLRRTTTVITEVTHDGGPSLPTPRRKAVICAVVTNPFAGRYEAEIESAMADLGPLAERLAASLIAVLGGPDEIESYGKGAIVGVDGELEHGALWHNPGGWAMREALGGSKAIVPSSKVVGPIGTRLVVPLAHREAAYVRSHFDSVEAAVDDAPRPEEIVLALAMSDGPRVHARVGGLRAQDIIGEDGLR
- a CDS encoding amino acid synthesis family protein, with the protein product MTAIRTRIARIEEVERVWDQPLAQPCRRVVTAAVIANPYAGQFVEDLSPLYQVGEDLGRELGEWAVSLLGGDISVHSYGKGAIVGTAGELEHAAAVLHPQLGKGLRPAVGGGKSLIPSSKKMGGVGTVLDVPLGHKDAAYVRSHFDAIAAWCPDGPRPDELLVAVAVTDSGRPLARVGGLPAEDIVGEDGLR
- a CDS encoding cysteine hydrolase family protein, whose amino-acid sequence is MTRWWEWEEAFPIEPDGTALLVVDMQQGFIEPGSVLEVPMAREQIPVIQALIEGFRERGMPVAYTRFVAREDHFLPFYRSRAPQRGLDLAAPRSMFAPDSDDAKIDERLAPREGEIVVDKIAYDGFHQTELDDRLRSRGIDTLVHCGTVVNWCVDSTLRAAFHRRYQNVVVADGVSGYEHAGASGEDWVARELDFFAEALATVLRAEDVLAELGASET